Proteins encoded in a region of the Micropterus dolomieu isolate WLL.071019.BEF.003 ecotype Adirondacks linkage group LG07, ASM2129224v1, whole genome shotgun sequence genome:
- the LOC123974399 gene encoding protein lifeguard 3-like: protein MTSKLDNPPPYEDALHHPKNGNYPYQPQNGTPLPPPPSYSPGPGMCPGPPGYWGQEGVYPQAGMWAAPGFSPSGVPTTIPTLSAGVLTSDQGDMDDFLRTQWESTSIRHAFIRKVYLILTAQLAVTFSVVAVFTFVDPVRLFVIRYPGIYWASFVVYIIVYCILICCKEPRRRFPWNLVLLGIFTLALSFMAGTISSYYETKAVFLAMGITAVVCVAVTIFCFQTKVDFTSCGGLLSISAVLLMIIGIVTAVVLSFQYVPWLHMLYAAIGAIVYTLFLVYNTQLLIGNRELAISPEEYIYGALSLYIDIVHIFLFILQVSGAATE from the exons ATGACGTCTAAACTTGATAATCCTCCACCCTATGAGGACGCACTGCACCATCCTAAGAATGGAAACTACCCATACCAGCCACAGAATGGCACCCCTCTTCCACCACCTCCATCTTACAGTCCCGGACCTGGCATGTGCCCTGGCCCGCCTGGCTACTGGGGCCAGGAGGGTGTCTACCCGCAGGCCGGGATGTGGGCAGCCCCTGGCTTCTCTCCATCCGGGGTGCCCACCACAATACCAACTCTGTCTGCTGGAGTGCTCACATCCGACCAAG GAGACATGGATGATTTTCTGAGAACCCAGTGGGAGAGCACATCTATTCGGCATGCCTTCATTAGGAAG GTTTACTTAATTTTAACAGCACAGCTTGCCGTCACCTTTTCAGTTGTTGCTGTCTTTACATTTGT AGACCCAGTGAGGCTGTTTGTCATCAGATACCCTGGCATCTACTGGGCATCGTT TGTGGTTTATATTATAGTTTACTGCATTCTCATCTGCTGCAAAGAGCCGAG GAGGCGTTTCCCATGGAATCTGGTGCTGCTGGGAATATTT ACTCTTGCCTTGTCTTTCATGGCCGGAACAATTTCGAG CTATTATGAAACAAAAGCGGTGTTTCTCGCCATGGGAATAACAGCAGTAGTTTGTGTAGCTGTCACAATCTTCTGCTTCCAAACCAAG GTGGACTTCACCTCCTGCGGGGGACTTCTCTCTATTTCTGCCGTTTTGCTTATGATCATTGGGATTGTTACAGCTGTCGTCCTCTCCTTCCAATAC GTCCCTTGGCTGCATATGCTCTACGCTGCAATTGGAGCCATTGTTTACACTCTG TTTTTAGTATACAATACCCAGCTTCTTATTGGAAATCGAGAGTTGGCCATCAGCCCAGAGGAGTACATCTACGGAGCGCTCTCTCTCTACATTGACATCGttcacatcttcctcttcatcctTCAAGTCAGTGGAGCTGCTACTGAATAA